The Pygocentrus nattereri isolate fPygNat1 chromosome 17, fPygNat1.pri, whole genome shotgun sequence genome window below encodes:
- the ca8 gene encoding carbonic anhydrase-related protein produces the protein MADSMIEESDYLPGKDELDWGYEEGAEWGLLFPEANGENQSPINLNSREARYDPRLLEVGLNPNYVVCRDCEVINDGHTVSIMLKSKSVVTGGPLPSDHEYELHEVRFHWGKENQRGSEHTVNFKAFPMELHMIHWNSTLFNSVEEAMGKRNGILIIALFVQVGKEHLGLKAVTDVLQDLQYKGKTKIIPCFNPNTLLPDPLLRDYWVYEGSLTTPPCCENVTWILYRYPLTISQMQIEEFRRLRSHVKGAELPEGNDGMLGDNFRPTQPLSDRLVRAAFQ, from the exons GTGCAGAGTGGGGGCTGCTGTTTCCTGAGGCTAATGGAGAGAACCAGTCCCCCATTAACCTGAACTCCAGAGAGGCCCGGTATGACCCCCGTCTGCTGGAGGTCGGCTTGAACCCCAACTATGTGGTTTGCAGGGACTGTGAGGTCATAAATGATGGACACACTGTCAGCATCATGCTCAAATCCAAATCAG TGGTGACTGGCGGCCCTCTCCCGAGTGACCATGAGTACGAGCTGCATGAGGTGCGTTTCCACTGGGGCAAGGAGAACCAGCGGGGGTCCGAACACACCGTCAACTTCAAGGCCTTCCCCATGGAG cttCATATGATTCACTGGAACAGTACACTGTTTAACAGTGTGGAAGAGGCCATGGGGAAGAGGAACGGCATCCTCATCATCGCTCTCTTCGTACAG gTTGGGAAGGAACATCTGGGGCTGAAGGCTGTTACAGATGTGCTGCAGGACCTGCAATACAAA GGAAAGACAAAAATAATACCTTGTTTCAATCCTAACACGTTACTACCTG ATCCATTATTAAGAGATTACTGGGTGTATGAAGGCTCTTTAACCACGCCTCCCTGCTGCGAGAACGTCACCTGGATCCTTTACCGCTaccctctcaccatctctcAGATGCAg ATTGAAGAGTTTCGGAGGCTCAGGTCACATGTTAAGGGGGCGGAACTTCCTGAAGGCAACGACGGGATGCTAGGGGACAACTTCCGCCCAACACAGCCTCTCAGTGACCGGCTGGTCAGGGCAGCTTTCCAGTAG